The Cupriavidus nantongensis genome has a segment encoding these proteins:
- a CDS encoding FAD-binding oxidoreductase — MTVELPTPDTTLRAMQAIVGANACRSGDADTQAYVTDYRGIYRGQAQVVVLPASTEEVSRVLQWCHAQRVPVVPQGGNTSLMGGAVPDDSGTAVVVNLSRMNRVLAIDPVNDTMTVQAGVTLSAARSAAEAEQRLFPLRIGSEGSCQIGGNLSTNAGGTAVLRYGNMRDLVLGLEVVLPDGRIYSSLRGLRKDNTGYDLKQLFVGAEGTLGIITGAVLKLMPQPRSSAVAFVAVPDPAAAVALLGEAKRLSGQAVTAFELISRPALDLVLEYLGNIASPLQDRHDWMVLVELTSGSDADSLNGTLMEILESGFSQGLVLDAAVAASLSDAQTFWRIREEISDAQTRTGGSIKCDVSVPLSRIAAFVEEASARVLQLVPDARMVIYGHMGDGNVHFNPLRPSDQPARDFLAQWYEPVSALVDGMAHAENGSISAEHGIGVAKRDDLTRYKSQVELELMWQVKQALDPLNLLNPGKVLPAPAR, encoded by the coding sequence ATGACCGTCGAGCTACCCACCCCGGACACCACCTTGCGCGCGATGCAGGCCATCGTCGGCGCCAATGCCTGCCGCAGCGGCGACGCCGATACGCAGGCCTACGTCACCGACTACCGCGGCATCTATCGCGGCCAGGCGCAGGTGGTGGTGCTGCCGGCTTCGACGGAAGAAGTCAGCCGCGTGCTGCAGTGGTGCCATGCGCAGCGGGTGCCGGTGGTGCCGCAGGGCGGCAATACCTCGCTGATGGGCGGCGCCGTGCCGGATGACAGCGGCACCGCCGTGGTCGTCAACCTGAGCCGCATGAACCGCGTGCTGGCGATAGACCCCGTCAACGACACCATGACCGTGCAGGCCGGCGTCACGCTGAGCGCGGCTCGCAGCGCCGCCGAGGCGGAGCAGCGCCTGTTTCCGCTGCGGATCGGCTCGGAAGGCTCGTGCCAGATCGGCGGCAACCTGTCGACCAATGCCGGCGGCACCGCGGTGCTGCGCTACGGCAATATGCGCGACCTGGTGCTGGGCCTCGAGGTGGTGCTGCCCGATGGCCGCATCTATTCGTCGCTGCGCGGCCTGCGCAAGGACAACACCGGCTACGACCTGAAGCAACTGTTCGTCGGCGCAGAAGGCACGCTCGGCATCATTACCGGCGCCGTGCTCAAGCTGATGCCCCAGCCGCGCAGCAGCGCCGTGGCCTTCGTCGCGGTGCCGGATCCCGCTGCTGCAGTGGCCTTGCTCGGCGAGGCGAAGCGCCTGTCCGGCCAGGCCGTGACTGCGTTCGAGCTGATTTCCCGGCCGGCGCTGGACCTGGTGCTGGAATACCTCGGTAACATCGCCTCGCCGCTGCAGGACCGGCACGACTGGATGGTGCTGGTCGAGTTGACGTCCGGCAGCGATGCCGACAGCCTCAACGGCACGCTGATGGAGATCCTCGAATCAGGCTTCAGCCAGGGCCTGGTACTGGACGCCGCGGTAGCCGCCAGCCTGTCTGACGCGCAGACCTTCTGGCGCATCCGCGAAGAGATTTCCGACGCGCAGACCCGCACCGGCGGCAGCATCAAGTGCGACGTCTCGGTGCCGCTGTCGCGCATCGCCGCGTTCGTGGAAGAGGCGTCGGCCCGGGTGCTCCAACTCGTGCCCGATGCCCGCATGGTGATCTACGGCCATATGGGCGACGGCAACGTCCACTTCAACCCGCTGCGGCCCAGCGACCAGCCCGCGCGGGATTTCCTGGCGCAATGGTATGAACCGGTCTCCGCGCTGGTTGACGGCATGGCCCACGCCGAAAACGGCTCGATCTCCGCCGAGCATGGCATCGGCGTGGCCAAGCGCGACGACCTGACGCGCTACAAGTCGCAGGTGGAACTGGAACTGATGTGGCAGGTGAAGCAGGCACTGGATCCGCTGAACCTGCTCAATCCGGGCAAGGTGCTGCCGGCACCGGCGCGCTAA
- the hpaI gene encoding 4-hydroxy-2-oxoheptanedioate aldolase: protein MPANNPFKTALAARQAQIGLWLSMATPYLAEVSATAGFDWLLIDGEHAPNDLRSTLHALQAVAPYQVQPVVRAVAGEVPLIKQLLDIGARSLLVPMVDTAAQARALVSATRYPPNGIRGVGSAIARASQWSARTDYLDVADDEICLLVQAETVTALQNLEAICAVDGVDGVFIGPADLAASMGHRGRPGHPDVQAAIEGAMRTIIASGKAAGTLTSDPALARRYLDLGCTFVATGVDVMLYANAARRLAASFREPQADADANAGKPSAAY, encoded by the coding sequence ATGCCCGCAAACAATCCCTTCAAGACCGCACTGGCCGCGCGCCAGGCGCAGATCGGCCTGTGGCTGTCGATGGCGACGCCGTACCTGGCCGAAGTCTCGGCCACCGCCGGCTTTGACTGGCTGCTGATCGACGGCGAGCACGCGCCCAACGACCTGCGCTCGACGCTGCACGCACTGCAAGCCGTGGCGCCGTATCAGGTCCAGCCCGTGGTGCGCGCCGTGGCCGGCGAAGTGCCGCTGATCAAGCAGCTGCTCGATATCGGCGCGCGCAGTCTGCTGGTGCCGATGGTCGATACCGCCGCGCAGGCGCGCGCGCTGGTCAGCGCCACGCGCTATCCGCCCAATGGCATCCGCGGCGTTGGCAGCGCCATCGCGCGCGCCTCGCAGTGGAGCGCGCGCACCGATTACCTCGACGTGGCCGACGACGAAATCTGCCTGCTGGTGCAGGCAGAAACCGTCACCGCGCTGCAGAACCTGGAAGCGATCTGCGCGGTGGACGGCGTCGACGGCGTCTTCATCGGCCCCGCCGACCTGGCCGCGTCGATGGGCCATCGCGGCCGCCCCGGCCATCCCGACGTACAGGCCGCCATCGAAGGCGCGATGCGCACCATCATCGCCAGCGGCAAAGCGGCCGGCACGCTGACGTCGGACCCGGCGCTGGCGCGCCGCTACCTCGACCTGGGCTGCACCTTCGTCGCCACGGGCGTGGACGTGATGTTGTACGCCAATGCCGCGCGCAGGCTCGCCGCTTCGTTCCGCGAGCCGCAGGCCGATGCCGATGCCAATGCCGGCAAGCCTTCCGCCGCGTACTGA
- a CDS encoding NAD-dependent succinate-semialdehyde dehydrogenase, whose amino-acid sequence MLTLSEPMLLRSQNLIDDQWRDAGLGARLAVTDPATAEAFANVADSDAGDARLAVDAAAAAFPAWSRRPARERAQLLKRWHALILEHEEDLARIISTEQGKPLKEARGEVQYGASYVEWFAEEATRICGDIVAEAVPGRKLLVLKEPVGVVAAITPWNFPLAMIARKIAPALAAGCTVVAKPAEDTPLTALALAWLAQQAGMPAGVVNIVTASREHTPGVVDAWLSDSRVRKVTFTGSTPVGKHLARESAATLKKLSLELGGNAPFIVFDDADLDAAVDGLMASKFRNGGQTCVCPNRVYVHDTVHDDFVERLARRVGALHVGPATEDAAQIGPMINARAVDKIARHVEDAVARGARVVTGGKRVRSADGPHYYAPTVLVDATPAMELSCEETFGPVAPIFRFCDEAEVIRDANDTPFGLAAYFYSNDIRRIWRVAQALETGMVGINEGAIAAEAAPFGGVKESGYGREGSRHGLDDYMHTKYLCQGQLG is encoded by the coding sequence ATGCTGACGCTTTCCGAGCCAATGCTGCTGCGCAGCCAGAACCTGATCGACGACCAGTGGCGCGATGCCGGCCTGGGCGCGCGCCTTGCCGTGACCGACCCGGCCACCGCGGAGGCCTTTGCCAACGTGGCCGACAGCGATGCCGGCGACGCGCGCCTTGCCGTCGACGCCGCCGCCGCGGCGTTCCCGGCATGGAGCCGCCGCCCCGCGCGCGAACGCGCGCAATTGCTCAAGCGCTGGCATGCGCTGATCCTCGAACACGAGGAAGACCTGGCGCGCATCATCTCGACCGAACAGGGCAAGCCGCTGAAGGAAGCGCGCGGCGAGGTGCAGTACGGCGCGTCGTACGTGGAATGGTTTGCCGAGGAAGCGACGCGCATCTGCGGCGACATCGTCGCCGAGGCCGTGCCGGGCCGCAAGCTGCTGGTGCTGAAGGAACCGGTAGGCGTGGTCGCGGCGATCACGCCATGGAACTTCCCGCTCGCGATGATCGCCCGCAAGATCGCGCCCGCGCTGGCAGCCGGCTGCACGGTGGTGGCCAAGCCCGCCGAAGACACGCCGCTGACTGCGCTGGCGCTGGCATGGCTGGCGCAACAGGCCGGCATGCCAGCGGGCGTCGTCAATATCGTCACGGCGTCGCGCGAGCACACGCCCGGCGTGGTCGATGCCTGGCTGTCCGACAGCCGCGTGCGCAAGGTCACGTTCACCGGCTCCACGCCGGTCGGCAAGCACCTGGCGCGCGAATCCGCGGCGACGCTGAAGAAGCTCTCGCTGGAACTGGGCGGCAACGCGCCGTTCATCGTCTTCGACGATGCCGACCTGGATGCCGCGGTCGATGGCCTGATGGCATCCAAGTTCCGCAACGGCGGGCAGACCTGCGTGTGCCCGAACCGGGTCTATGTACATGACACGGTGCACGACGACTTCGTCGAGCGCCTGGCACGACGCGTGGGCGCGCTCCATGTCGGCCCGGCCACCGAGGACGCCGCACAGATCGGCCCGATGATCAATGCCCGCGCCGTCGACAAGATCGCGCGCCATGTCGAGGACGCAGTCGCCAGGGGCGCGCGGGTGGTCACCGGCGGCAAGCGCGTGCGCAGCGCCGACGGCCCGCACTACTACGCGCCGACGGTGCTGGTCGATGCCACGCCGGCGATGGAACTGTCGTGCGAAGAAACCTTCGGCCCGGTCGCGCCGATCTTCCGCTTCTGCGATGAAGCCGAGGTGATCCGCGACGCCAACGACACCCCGTTCGGCCTGGCCGCTTATTTCTACTCCAACGACATCCGCCGCATCTGGCGCGTGGCGCAGGCGCTGGAGACCGGCATGGTCGGCATCAACGAAGGCGCGATCGCGGCCGAGGCGGCGCCGTTCGGCGGCGTCAAGGAATCCGGCTACGGGCGCGAAGGCTCGCGCCACGGGCTGGACGACTACATGCATACCAAGTACCTTTGCCAGGGCCAGCTCGGCTGA
- a CDS encoding UxaA family hydrolase — translation MARQAQDPVNSNPVIRLHPNDNVLVARSDLGLGQQLADPAVRVRAQVPAGHKIAACAIAAGTPVRKFDTVIGVAARDIAPGDHVHAHNLTLVDFYRDPAFCQDVRPVDYVPEAQRATFNGFVRADGRVGTRNFIGILSSVNCSSTVIRQIAAHFTPQRLAGYPNVDGVVAFAQTSGCGMSSPSEHFDVLRRTLAGYARHPNLAGVLIVGLGCERNQVGSLVASQGLEPGPAVHTLVMQDTGGTRATIAAGIRAIESMLPAANAAVRQPVPASHLKIGLECGGSDGFSGISANPALGAAMDILVRHGGTAILSETPEIHGVEFMLTRRAVTPEVGQKLLDRLAWWERYTAGHNAQFNGVVGHGNQQGGLANIFEKSLGSAMKGGTTPLQAVYEYAEPIDQAGFVFMDSPGYDPVAVTGQIASGANLICFTTGRGSMFGSKPAPTLKLASNSAMYQRLEEDMDINCGLVLDGELSVPQMGQRIFDHILRAASGEPTKSELLGLGDNEFVPWHLGIVS, via the coding sequence ATGGCCCGACAAGCCCAAGACCCAGTGAACTCCAATCCCGTCATCCGGTTGCATCCCAACGACAACGTGCTGGTCGCGCGCAGCGACCTCGGCCTGGGCCAGCAGCTGGCCGACCCCGCGGTGCGCGTGCGCGCGCAGGTGCCGGCCGGCCACAAGATCGCGGCCTGCGCCATCGCGGCCGGCACGCCGGTGCGCAAGTTCGACACCGTCATCGGCGTGGCCGCGCGCGATATCGCGCCGGGCGACCACGTGCATGCGCACAACCTGACGCTGGTCGACTTCTACCGCGATCCGGCCTTCTGCCAGGACGTGCGTCCGGTCGACTATGTGCCCGAGGCGCAGCGCGCCACCTTCAACGGCTTTGTGCGCGCGGATGGCCGCGTCGGCACGCGCAACTTCATTGGCATCCTGTCGTCGGTCAACTGCTCGTCCACCGTGATCCGACAGATTGCGGCGCATTTCACGCCGCAGCGGCTGGCCGGGTATCCGAATGTCGATGGCGTGGTCGCCTTTGCGCAGACCAGCGGCTGCGGCATGTCATCGCCGAGCGAGCATTTCGACGTGCTGCGCCGCACGCTGGCGGGCTATGCGCGCCATCCCAACCTCGCCGGCGTGCTGATCGTGGGGCTGGGCTGCGAGCGTAACCAGGTCGGATCGCTGGTGGCATCGCAAGGACTGGAGCCAGGGCCCGCAGTGCATACGCTGGTGATGCAGGATACCGGCGGCACGCGCGCCACCATCGCGGCCGGCATCCGCGCGATCGAATCGATGCTGCCGGCGGCCAACGCCGCGGTGCGCCAGCCGGTGCCCGCCAGCCATCTGAAGATCGGCCTCGAGTGCGGCGGCTCGGATGGTTTTTCCGGGATCAGCGCCAATCCGGCGTTGGGCGCGGCGATGGATATCCTGGTGCGCCATGGCGGCACCGCGATCCTGTCCGAGACCCCGGAAATCCACGGCGTGGAATTCATGCTGACGCGCCGCGCGGTCACGCCGGAAGTCGGGCAGAAACTGCTGGACCGCCTCGCCTGGTGGGAGCGCTACACCGCCGGCCACAACGCGCAGTTCAATGGCGTGGTCGGCCACGGCAATCAGCAGGGCGGCCTGGCCAATATCTTCGAGAAGTCGCTGGGCTCGGCGATGAAGGGCGGCACCACGCCGCTGCAGGCGGTCTACGAGTATGCCGAGCCGATCGACCAGGCCGGCTTTGTGTTCATGGACTCGCCCGGCTATGACCCGGTCGCCGTCACCGGCCAGATCGCCAGCGGCGCCAACCTGATCTGCTTTACCACCGGGCGCGGCTCGATGTTCGGCTCGAAGCCGGCGCCGACGCTCAAGCTGGCATCGAATTCTGCGATGTACCAGCGGCTGGAAGAGGACATGGACATCAACTGCGGCCTGGTGCTCGACGGCGAGCTGAGCGTGCCGCAGATGGGCCAGCGGATCTTCGACCATATCCTGCGCGCGGCCTCGGGCGAGCCGACCAAGAGCGAATTGCTCGGCCTGGGCGACAACGAGTTCGTGCCGTGGCATCTCGGCATCGTCAGCTGA
- a CDS encoding tripartite tricarboxylate transporter substrate binding protein: MTQSFPIDAKRRRLLIGAAAGAAGVLLPATRALAEQYPERPITFICPWPVGGTADQSMRALCQVAGGILKQSIVVENRAGASGMIGTKALARANPDGYTIGQIPISVTRFAQLGMLQLDPRTELTYLARTSGQTFGIAVPANSRYKTLQDVVAAAKASPGKVTYAHAGIGGATHVGMEQFALAAGIQFNAIAYKGGAAALQDVLAGQVELLADSSSWAPHVEAGKLRLLATWGEQRATRFKDTPTLKELGYNVVVEAPNGIGAPKGLPPAVEKKLRDAFRAAVASNEFRQVAARLDAPVMYLDGPDYKKYVASVYEQETQLIQRLKLKELLQQS; encoded by the coding sequence ATGACGCAATCATTCCCCATCGATGCCAAGCGCCGCCGCCTGCTCATCGGAGCCGCCGCGGGTGCCGCCGGCGTGCTGTTGCCGGCCACGCGCGCGCTGGCCGAGCAGTACCCCGAGCGTCCCATCACCTTTATCTGCCCGTGGCCGGTCGGCGGCACCGCCGACCAGTCGATGCGCGCGCTGTGCCAGGTGGCCGGCGGCATTCTCAAGCAGTCGATCGTGGTGGAGAACCGCGCCGGCGCGTCCGGCATGATCGGCACCAAGGCGCTGGCACGTGCCAATCCCGACGGCTACACCATCGGCCAGATCCCGATCTCGGTCACGCGCTTCGCGCAGCTCGGCATGCTGCAGCTGGACCCGCGCACCGAACTGACCTATCTCGCGCGCACCTCGGGACAGACCTTCGGCATCGCGGTGCCGGCCAACTCGCGCTACAAGACGCTGCAGGACGTGGTTGCCGCCGCCAAGGCCAGCCCGGGCAAGGTCACCTATGCGCACGCCGGCATCGGCGGCGCCACCCATGTCGGCATGGAGCAGTTCGCGCTGGCCGCGGGCATCCAGTTCAATGCCATCGCCTACAAGGGCGGCGCGGCCGCGCTGCAGGACGTGCTGGCCGGGCAGGTGGAACTGCTGGCCGATTCCAGCTCATGGGCGCCGCATGTCGAAGCCGGCAAGCTGCGCCTGCTGGCAACGTGGGGCGAACAGCGCGCGACCCGCTTCAAGGACACGCCCACGCTCAAGGAGCTGGGCTACAACGTGGTGGTGGAAGCCCCCAACGGCATCGGCGCGCCCAAGGGCCTGCCGCCCGCCGTGGAAAAGAAGCTGCGCGACGCCTTCCGCGCCGCGGTCGCCAGCAACGAGTTCAGGCAGGTCGCGGCTCGGCTGGACGCGCCCGTGATGTACCTGGACGGGCCTGACTACAAGAAGTACGTCGCCAGCGTCTATGAACAGGAAACCCAGCTGATCCAGCGCCTCAAGCTGAAAGAACTGCTGCAGCAAAGCTGA
- a CDS encoding LysR substrate-binding domain-containing protein — protein MVQIDRALRSNIKLRHLQLLVALDEFRHLGRTAEFLSVSQPAVSKVLTEVEKMLGLTLFTRSTRGTEPTPAGESLVRFARSVLAQYEQTRDEIAAVQSGASGRIRVGSMGAALPVLLAQAVSALKQRHAHATVLVEEGDLTHLLPKLRLRELDLIVGRLEPGYAAPDLLTEALYEEPMVVVVRRGHKLARKARAGWADLAAMPCVLPPPWASLRVKIEQAFFRHGLHPPQDVIETSSYLAQATFIEQRDAAAFMAASVAMAMQQEGRLQVLKMEVPVDLPPVGIITLRERAPSIGTDQLLACLRQAAAAQP, from the coding sequence ATGGTACAGATCGACCGCGCGCTGCGCTCCAATATCAAGCTGCGCCACCTGCAACTGCTGGTGGCGCTCGACGAGTTTCGCCATCTCGGGCGCACTGCGGAGTTCCTGTCGGTGAGCCAGCCGGCGGTGTCCAAGGTGCTGACCGAAGTCGAGAAAATGCTGGGGCTGACGTTGTTCACGCGCTCAACCCGCGGCACCGAGCCCACGCCCGCCGGTGAATCGCTGGTGCGCTTTGCGCGCTCGGTGCTGGCGCAATACGAGCAGACCCGCGACGAGATTGCGGCGGTACAGAGCGGCGCTTCCGGGCGCATCCGCGTGGGCTCGATGGGGGCCGCACTGCCGGTGCTGCTGGCGCAGGCGGTAAGCGCGCTCAAGCAGCGCCACGCGCACGCCACCGTGCTGGTGGAAGAAGGCGACCTGACCCACCTGCTGCCCAAGCTGCGCCTGCGCGAGCTCGACCTGATCGTGGGCCGGCTGGAGCCGGGCTATGCCGCACCGGACCTGCTGACCGAAGCGCTTTATGAAGAGCCGATGGTGGTCGTGGTGCGGCGCGGCCACAAGCTGGCACGCAAGGCCCGGGCCGGCTGGGCCGACCTCGCCGCGATGCCGTGCGTGCTGCCGCCGCCGTGGGCCTCGCTGCGGGTGAAGATCGAGCAAGCGTTCTTCCGCCACGGCCTGCACCCGCCGCAGGACGTGATCGAGACCTCCTCGTACCTGGCCCAGGCCACCTTCATCGAACAGCGCGACGCTGCCGCCTTCATGGCCGCATCGGTTGCCATGGCGATGCAGCAGGAAGGTCGGCTGCAGGTGCTGAAGATGGAAGTGCCGGTCGACCTGCCACCGGTGGGCATCATCACGTTGCGCGAACGTGCGCCGTCGATCGGCACCGACCAGCTGCTGGCGTGCCTGCGGCAGGCGGCCGCGGCGCAGCCCTAG
- a CDS encoding sulfite exporter TauE/SafE family protein has product MSFDSTLLIVIAGAAVAGFVQGLSGFAFGMVAMSFWAWAIEPRLAAAMTVFGALTGQLLAAASVRRGLSWRRLWPFVAGGVAGIPLGVAVLPLLDAQWFKAVLGAFLTLWCPVMLMAPRLPHIGVGGRVADGMAGAAGGVMGGIGGFTGVIPTLWCTLRGFDKDEQRAVIQNFNLATLAMTMAAYVGKGIVTREMLPMFLVVAPAMLVPTLLGTRLYLGISEATFRKIVLTLLTVSGVALLATSVPVLVARGAG; this is encoded by the coding sequence GTGTCCTTCGATTCCACCTTGCTGATCGTCATTGCCGGCGCCGCCGTGGCCGGCTTCGTCCAGGGCCTGTCTGGATTTGCCTTCGGCATGGTGGCGATGTCGTTCTGGGCCTGGGCCATCGAACCGCGGCTGGCCGCGGCGATGACGGTATTCGGCGCGCTCACCGGCCAGTTGCTGGCGGCCGCGTCGGTGCGGCGCGGCCTGTCGTGGCGGCGCCTGTGGCCGTTCGTCGCCGGCGGCGTGGCCGGCATCCCGCTGGGCGTGGCGGTGCTGCCGCTGCTCGACGCGCAGTGGTTCAAGGCGGTGCTGGGCGCGTTCCTGACACTGTGGTGCCCGGTGATGCTGATGGCTCCGCGGCTGCCGCATATCGGCGTGGGCGGGCGCGTGGCCGACGGCATGGCCGGCGCCGCCGGCGGCGTGATGGGCGGCATCGGCGGCTTTACCGGCGTGATTCCCACGCTGTGGTGCACGCTGCGCGGCTTCGACAAGGACGAGCAGCGCGCCGTGATCCAGAACTTCAATCTCGCCACGCTGGCCATGACCATGGCCGCCTATGTCGGCAAGGGCATCGTCACGCGCGAGATGCTGCCGATGTTCCTGGTGGTGGCGCCGGCAATGCTGGTGCCCACGCTGCTGGGCACGCGGCTTTACCTGGGCATCAGCGAGGCCACCTTCCGCAAGATCGTGCTGACGCTGCTGACCGTATCCGGCGTGGCGCTGCTGGCGACTTCGGTGCCCGTGCTGGTGGCGCGCGGCGCGGGCTAG
- a CDS encoding cytochrome ubiquinol oxidase subunit I — MFGLTALDLARIQFGFTISFHIVFPAITIGLAAYLAVLEACWLRTQRPLYRDLYHFWSKIFAVNFGMGVVSGLVMAYQFGTNWSFFSEFAGSITGPLLTYEVLTAFFLEAGFLGVMLFGWNRVGPGLHFFSTVMVALGTLISATWILASNSWMQTPAGFEIIDGRVVPTNWFEVIFNPSFPYRLAHMSVAAFLATALFVGASAAWHLLRGRDNPAIRKMLSMAMWMLLIVAPIQAVIGDFHGLNTLKHQPAKIAALEGHWENKGNEALPLLLFGWPDMEREETRFAVEVPHLGSLILTHSWDGQIQGLKEFPPEDRPNATILFWSFRVMVGLGLLMILLGVWSLILRRRDRIYRVRPFLHMALWMGPAGVIAILAGWYTTEIGRQPWVVYGLQRTADAVSPHGVPELATTLAIFVVAYCFVFGVGIAYMMRLVRKGPLLEEPKPHGGPGREHTPARPLSAVDDDEVLAPTPTARTRS, encoded by the coding sequence ATGTTTGGTTTGACCGCGCTCGACCTCGCCCGCATCCAGTTTGGCTTCACCATTTCCTTCCACATCGTCTTTCCCGCCATCACCATTGGCCTTGCCGCCTACCTGGCGGTGCTCGAGGCCTGCTGGCTGCGCACGCAGCGGCCGCTGTACCGCGATCTCTACCACTTCTGGTCCAAGATCTTTGCCGTCAACTTCGGCATGGGGGTGGTGTCGGGGCTGGTGATGGCCTACCAGTTCGGCACCAACTGGAGCTTTTTCTCCGAGTTTGCGGGCAGCATCACCGGTCCGCTGCTGACCTATGAAGTGCTGACCGCCTTCTTCCTGGAAGCGGGCTTCCTGGGCGTGATGCTGTTCGGCTGGAACCGGGTCGGCCCCGGGCTGCATTTCTTTTCCACGGTGATGGTGGCGCTGGGCACGCTGATCTCGGCGACGTGGATCCTGGCGTCGAACAGCTGGATGCAGACGCCGGCGGGCTTCGAAATCATCGACGGCCGCGTGGTGCCCACCAACTGGTTCGAGGTCATCTTCAATCCGTCGTTCCCGTATCGGCTGGCGCATATGAGCGTGGCGGCGTTCCTGGCCACGGCGCTGTTTGTCGGCGCGTCCGCGGCCTGGCACCTGCTGCGCGGGCGCGACAATCCCGCCATCCGCAAGATGCTGTCGATGGCGATGTGGATGCTGCTGATCGTGGCGCCGATCCAGGCGGTGATCGGCGACTTCCACGGCCTCAATACGCTCAAGCACCAGCCCGCCAAGATCGCCGCGCTGGAGGGGCATTGGGAGAACAAGGGCAACGAGGCCCTGCCGCTGCTGCTGTTCGGCTGGCCCGACATGGAGCGCGAGGAAACCCGCTTTGCGGTCGAAGTGCCGCACCTGGGCAGCCTGATCCTGACGCACAGCTGGGACGGGCAGATCCAGGGCCTGAAGGAGTTCCCGCCGGAGGACCGGCCCAATGCGACGATCCTGTTCTGGTCGTTCCGGGTGATGGTCGGCCTGGGGCTGCTGATGATCCTGCTGGGCGTGTGGAGCCTGATATTGCGGCGCCGCGACCGTATCTACCGCGTCCGTCCGTTCCTGCATATGGCGCTGTGGATGGGACCGGCCGGCGTGATCGCCATCCTGGCCGGCTGGTACACCACCGAGATCGGGCGCCAGCCGTGGGTGGTGTACGGGCTGCAGCGCACCGCGGACGCAGTCTCGCCGCACGGCGTGCCGGAACTGGCGACCACGCTGGCGATCTTCGTGGTTGCGTATTGCTTCGTGTTCGGCGTCGGCATCGCCTACATGATGCGGCTGGTGCGCAAGGGGCCGCTGCTCGAAGAGCCCAAGCCCCATGGCGGCCCTGGCCGCGAGCATACGCCGGCGCGACCCCTGTCGGCCGTGGATGACGATGAAGTGCTCGCCCCCACCCCCACCGCACGCACCCGGAGCTGA
- the cydB gene encoding cytochrome d ubiquinol oxidase subunit II: MGIDLSLLWIVIIFFGVMMYVVMDGFDLGIGMLYPFVPDRHDRDVMMNTVAPVWDGNETWLVLGGAGLLAAFPLAYSVVLSALYLPLMLMLLGLIFRGVAFEFRFKANDRERPVWDAAFILGSATATFFQGVALGAYIDGIKLEGHRFAGGPLDWLAPFPLFCGVGLIVAYAVLGSTWLIMKTEGDLQQRMIRLTGTLAWLLLAVIAVISLWTPLTHPEIAQRWFSLPNLFWFSPVPILVALCMFMLMRALRREPDISPFLYALGLVFLGYSGLAISVWPNIIPPGISIWEAAGPPQSQGFALVGALFIVPFILMYTVWAYYVFRGKVRHGEGYH, from the coding sequence ATGGGCATCGATCTCTCGCTTCTCTGGATCGTCATCATCTTCTTCGGCGTGATGATGTACGTGGTGATGGACGGCTTCGACCTGGGCATCGGCATGCTGTACCCGTTCGTGCCTGACCGGCATGACCGCGACGTGATGATGAACACCGTCGCGCCGGTCTGGGACGGCAACGAGACCTGGCTGGTGCTGGGCGGCGCCGGGCTGCTGGCGGCATTCCCGCTGGCGTATTCGGTGGTGCTGAGCGCGCTCTACCTGCCGCTGATGCTGATGCTGCTGGGCCTGATCTTCCGTGGCGTGGCGTTCGAGTTCCGCTTCAAGGCCAATGACCGCGAACGCCCGGTGTGGGACGCCGCCTTCATCCTCGGCTCGGCCACCGCCACCTTTTTCCAGGGCGTGGCGCTGGGCGCCTATATCGATGGCATCAAGCTGGAAGGCCACCGCTTTGCCGGCGGCCCGCTGGACTGGCTGGCGCCGTTTCCGCTGTTCTGCGGCGTGGGGCTGATCGTGGCCTACGCCGTGCTGGGCAGCACCTGGCTGATCATGAAGACCGAGGGCGACCTGCAGCAGCGCATGATCCGCCTGACCGGCACGCTGGCATGGCTGCTGCTGGCGGTGATCGCCGTGATCAGCCTGTGGACGCCGCTGACCCATCCGGAGATTGCGCAGCGCTGGTTCAGCCTGCCCAACCTGTTCTGGTTCTCGCCTGTGCCGATCCTGGTGGCGCTGTGCATGTTCATGCTGATGCGCGCGCTGCGCCGCGAGCCCGATATCTCGCCCTTCCTGTATGCGCTGGGACTTGTGTTCCTGGGCTACAGCGGCCTGGCGATCAGCGTCTGGCCCAATATCATCCCGCCCGGGATCTCGATCTGGGAGGCCGCCGGGCCGCCGCAAAGCCAGGGCTTTGCGCTGGTGGGCGCGCTCTTCATCGTTCCCTTCATCCTGATGTACACGGTGTGGGCGTACTACGTGTTCCGCGGCAAGGTCCGCCACGGCGAGGGCTATCACTGA
- a CDS encoding DUF2474 domain-containing protein, whose protein sequence is MGAPHADSGTRTGTWLRRVGWLVLIWTASVAALGVAAWVLRLIMRGVGFHS, encoded by the coding sequence ATGGGCGCGCCGCACGCAGACAGCGGCACCCGCACCGGCACCTGGCTGCGCCGCGTCGGCTGGCTGGTGCTGATCTGGACCGCGAGCGTGGCGGCGCTGGGCGTGGCCGCGTGGGTGCTGCGGCTGATCATGCGGGGCGTAGGCTTCCACAGCTGA